One genomic segment of Streptomyces sp. NBC_00239 includes these proteins:
- a CDS encoding sensor histidine kinase has protein sequence MLTALRRSRAQQQLVQDAGHELRTPLTSVRGSAELMQRARGRLAPEDEEQILTTLVTETAALDDLVRELVELATDRYAQEDPAEVDLAVLAEDTAHRHRARTGRTITVTTDRPVPVRARPRALQRCLDNLLGNAVKFSPDGTEVTLHVAGCRLAVRDRGPGIAPGEHDAVFDRFHRGPRTQAIPGSGLGLAIVHDIITADEGTVFATDAAGGGAEVGFVLPPATPPEPAATPPRRRLRRTP, from the coding sequence ATGCTCACGGCGCTGCGCCGCTCGCGCGCGCAGCAGCAACTGGTCCAGGACGCCGGCCACGAACTGCGCACCCCGCTGACGTCGGTGCGCGGCAGCGCCGAACTCATGCAGCGGGCCCGCGGCCGGCTCGCGCCCGAGGACGAGGAGCAGATCCTGACCACCCTGGTCACCGAGACGGCGGCCCTCGACGACCTCGTGCGCGAACTCGTCGAGCTCGCCACCGACCGCTACGCGCAGGAGGACCCGGCCGAAGTGGACCTCGCGGTCCTGGCCGAGGACACCGCGCACCGGCACCGGGCCCGGACCGGGCGCACGATCACCGTCACGACCGACAGGCCGGTCCCCGTCCGGGCCCGGCCCCGCGCGCTCCAGCGGTGCCTCGACAACCTCCTGGGCAATGCGGTGAAGTTCAGCCCCGACGGCACCGAGGTCACCCTGCACGTCGCCGGCTGCCGGCTCGCCGTGCGCGACCGGGGCCCCGGCATCGCACCCGGCGAGCACGACGCCGTCTTCGACCGTTTCCACCGCGGTCCGCGCACCCAGGCCATCCCCGGCTCGGGACTGGGCCTGGCCATCGTGCACGACATCATCACGGCCGACGAGGGCACCGTGTTCGCCACCGATGCCGCCGGCGGCGGCGCGGAGGTCGGCTTCGTCCTCCCGCCCGCGACCCCGCCCGAACCGGCCGCCACACCGCCGCGGCGCAGGCTCCGCCGCACACCGTGA
- a CDS encoding HAMP domain-containing protein, which produces MSYAVVRHTAAGPAKGTVAVNPGGPGEVAIDRAPLFAPALHGLLADHDLLLVDPRGTGRSERLPCGVTDAEYRFGTRAQQRAAVERCARNLGPKAAAYTAATADDTLPVTPEALRVARTGRGEHRADVVVSGTEYGTLTRALPGGGAVTAGQSYDDVARVDDAFLWRISWTTAAAVALSALLSWWVLGRILRPLRELARATGRITATQDLSTGFPPAGSDEIGR; this is translated from the coding sequence GTGAGCTACGCGGTCGTGCGGCACACCGCGGCCGGCCCCGCGAAGGGCACCGTGGCCGTGAATCCGGGCGGTCCCGGCGAGGTCGCGATCGACCGGGCGCCCCTGTTCGCCCCCGCTCTGCACGGCCTGCTGGCGGACCACGACCTGCTGCTCGTCGACCCCCGCGGCACCGGCCGCTCCGAACGGCTCCCCTGCGGGGTCACCGACGCCGAATACCGCTTCGGCACGCGCGCCCAGCAGCGCGCCGCCGTCGAGCGCTGCGCCCGCAACCTCGGGCCCAAGGCCGCCGCCTACACCGCCGCCACCGCCGACGACACACTGCCGGTCACCCCGGAAGCCCTGCGGGTGGCCCGTACCGGCCGCGGCGAGCACCGCGCGGACGTCGTCGTCTCCGGCACCGAGTACGGCACCCTGACCCGGGCACTGCCCGGCGGCGGAGCGGTCACGGCCGGGCAGAGCTACGACGACGTCGCCCGCGTCGACGACGCCTTCCTGTGGCGGATCTCCTGGACCACCGCGGCCGCCGTCGCCCTGTCCGCGCTGCTGAGCTGGTGGGTACTGGGCCGGATCCTGCGCCCGTTGCGCGAGCTGGCCCGCGCCACCGGACGCATCACCGCCACGCAGGACCTCTCCACCGGGTTTCCGCCGGCCGGGTCCGACGAGATCGGCCGCTGA
- the dhaK gene encoding dihydroxyacetone kinase subunit DhaK: protein MLINSADTVVGDALRGMAAAHPELEVDVARQVVVRRGARDGGRVGLVSGGGSGHEPLHAGFVGPGMLSAACAGAVFTSPVPDQMLHAAGAVDAGQGVLFVVKNYTGDVLNFRMAAELAEEDGLRVETVLVDDDVAVTDSLYTAGRRGTGATLFVEKIAGAAAEEGAPLDRVAALARQVNDVSRSFGVALGSCTTPAKGSPTFDLPDGELELGVGIHGEPGRERHAMMTAREIAEVAVEAVLDDLARTHPAAGRPVLLLVNGMGATPLLELYGFHAEVAAALAARGVPVARALVGNYVTSLDMAGCSVTVCRADDELLRLWDAPVQTAALRWGR from the coding sequence ATGCTCATCAATTCCGCCGACACGGTGGTCGGCGACGCGCTGCGCGGGATGGCCGCCGCGCACCCCGAGCTCGAGGTCGACGTGGCGCGGCAGGTCGTCGTACGGCGTGGTGCGCGGGACGGCGGCCGGGTCGGCCTGGTGTCCGGTGGGGGCTCCGGGCACGAGCCGCTCCACGCCGGTTTCGTGGGGCCGGGAATGCTGTCGGCGGCCTGCGCGGGGGCCGTGTTCACCTCGCCGGTGCCCGACCAGATGCTGCACGCGGCGGGCGCCGTGGACGCCGGTCAGGGAGTGTTGTTCGTCGTCAAGAACTACACCGGGGACGTGCTGAACTTCCGAATGGCTGCCGAGCTGGCGGAGGAGGACGGCCTGCGGGTGGAGACCGTGCTCGTCGACGACGACGTCGCGGTGACGGACAGCCTGTACACGGCCGGTCGGCGCGGTACGGGGGCCACCCTGTTCGTGGAGAAGATCGCCGGGGCGGCCGCCGAGGAAGGGGCGCCGCTGGACCGGGTCGCCGCCCTCGCCCGGCAGGTCAACGACGTCTCCCGCAGCTTCGGGGTGGCGCTCGGCTCCTGCACCACCCCTGCCAAGGGCAGCCCCACCTTCGACCTCCCGGACGGGGAGCTGGAGTTGGGCGTGGGCATCCACGGCGAACCCGGCCGGGAGCGGCACGCGATGATGACCGCGCGGGAGATCGCGGAGGTGGCGGTGGAGGCGGTGCTCGACGACCTCGCCCGGACGCACCCGGCAGCCGGCCGGCCGGTGCTGCTGCTGGTCAACGGGATGGGCGCGACCCCGCTGCTCGAGTTGTACGGGTTCCACGCGGAGGTGGCCGCGGCCCTGGCCGCACGCGGTGTGCCGGTGGCCCGGGCACTCGTCGGAAACTACGTCACCTCCCTGGACATGGCAGGCTGTTCGGTGACCGTGTGCCGGGCGGACGACGAGCTGCTGCGCCTGTGGGACGCGCCGGTGCAGACCGCGGCCCTGCGCTGGGGCCGCTGA
- the dhaL gene encoding dihydroxyacetone kinase subunit DhaL, with the protein MRDAEFFRHWMRAAADAVEREADRLTELDSPIGDADHGANLLRGFAAVRSAVAGPEPAGTPGALLQVAGRTLIATVGGASGPLYGTLLRRTGKELGEAAEVSDEDLRAALRAGVDAVARLGGAAPGDKTMLDALVPGVEALSRSYRAAADAADGGAGATVPLRARKGRASYLGERSIGHQDPGATSAALLLGALADTAEGTA; encoded by the coding sequence ATGCGTGACGCAGAGTTCTTCCGGCACTGGATGCGGGCCGCCGCGGACGCGGTGGAACGGGAGGCGGACCGGCTCACCGAACTCGACTCGCCCATCGGTGACGCCGACCACGGGGCGAATCTGCTGCGCGGCTTCGCAGCCGTACGGTCGGCCGTGGCTGGCCCGGAGCCGGCGGGAACGCCCGGGGCGCTGCTCCAGGTGGCGGGACGCACGCTGATCGCCACCGTCGGCGGCGCGTCCGGGCCGCTGTACGGGACGCTGCTGCGGCGCACGGGCAAGGAGCTCGGCGAGGCGGCCGAGGTCTCCGACGAGGACCTGCGCGCGGCCCTGCGGGCGGGCGTGGACGCGGTCGCCCGGCTCGGCGGGGCCGCGCCGGGGGACAAGACGATGCTGGACGCGCTGGTCCCGGGGGTCGAGGCGCTGAGCAGGTCGTACCGGGCCGCGGCGGACGCGGCGGACGGCGGAGCCGGCGCGACGGTTCCGTTACGGGCCCGAAAGGGCCGCGCGAGCTACCTCGGGGAGCGCAGCATCGGGCACCAGGACCCCGGCGCCACCTCGGCCGCGCTGCTGCTGGGCGCGCTGGCCGACACCGCGGAGGGGACCGCATGA
- a CDS encoding PTS-dependent dihydroxyacetone kinase phosphotransferase subunit DhaM, with the protein MSAGALVGIVLVSHSAGVAEQVVELARGLAAGGAVAPIAPAGGTADGTLGTSAELITAAASAVDRGAGVAFLADLGSSVLTVKALLGDEELPPGSRLLDAPFLEGAVAALVAASAGAPLEAVAAAAEEAYDYRKG; encoded by the coding sequence ATGAGCGCCGGGGCGCTGGTCGGGATCGTGCTGGTGTCACACAGCGCCGGGGTCGCGGAGCAGGTGGTGGAACTGGCGCGCGGCCTGGCAGCGGGCGGGGCGGTGGCCCCGATCGCCCCGGCGGGCGGCACCGCCGACGGCACGCTCGGCACCAGCGCCGAACTCATCACCGCAGCCGCGTCGGCGGTGGACCGCGGAGCCGGCGTCGCATTCCTCGCCGACCTGGGCAGCTCGGTGCTCACGGTGAAGGCGCTGCTCGGGGACGAGGAACTGCCGCCCGGGTCGCGTCTGTTGGACGCGCCCTTCCTGGAGGGCGCGGTGGCGGCCCTGGTTGCCGCCTCGGCAGGAGCCCCCCTGGAGGCCGTGGCGGCCGCGGCGGAGGAGGCGTACGACTACCGCAAGGGATGA
- a CDS encoding caspase family protein, with amino-acid sequence MPTGLSLHIGLNSVDPSKYGGWAGRLRACENDARDMADLARGVGFGDTTLMTSEGTVKNVTAELRKAATRLKKGDIFLFTYSGHGGQVPDAPGPDVEEDDFDETLVLFDRQMLDDELYAEFQRFEEGVRIVSLLDSCHSGSGIESVSEILNPAAMEAQFGTSDPDQLEAGFRAMPLLRQTEIYERDKDFFLQLQQDLKSANGNGRKPTALLISGCQDNQFSMDGSQNGAFTGALLDVWSNGSFRGGYRQFHRAIQRKLPVTQSPNLYLTGEPGAEFLDQKPFTV; translated from the coding sequence GTGCCTACTGGTCTCTCCCTCCACATCGGTCTCAACAGCGTCGACCCGAGCAAGTACGGCGGCTGGGCCGGCCGCCTCCGCGCCTGCGAGAACGACGCCCGCGACATGGCCGACCTCGCCCGCGGCGTCGGCTTCGGCGACACCACGCTCATGACGTCCGAAGGCACCGTGAAGAACGTCACCGCGGAGCTGCGCAAGGCCGCCACCCGGCTCAAGAAGGGCGACATCTTCCTGTTCACCTACTCGGGCCACGGCGGCCAGGTCCCCGACGCTCCCGGACCCGACGTCGAGGAGGACGACTTCGACGAAACCCTCGTCCTCTTCGACCGGCAGATGCTCGACGACGAGCTGTACGCCGAGTTCCAGCGCTTCGAGGAAGGCGTGCGCATCGTCTCCCTGCTCGACTCCTGCCACAGCGGCTCGGGCATCGAGTCCGTGAGCGAGATCCTGAACCCCGCGGCCATGGAGGCCCAGTTCGGGACCAGTGACCCGGACCAGCTCGAAGCCGGGTTCCGGGCGATGCCCCTGCTGCGCCAGACGGAGATCTACGAGCGCGACAAGGACTTCTTCCTGCAGCTCCAGCAGGATCTGAAGAGCGCGAACGGCAACGGGCGCAAGCCCACGGCCCTGCTCATCTCGGGCTGCCAGGACAACCAGTTCTCCATGGACGGCTCGCAGAACGGCGCTTTCACGGGCGCGCTGCTCGACGTGTGGTCGAACGGCTCCTTCCGCGGCGGCTACCGGCAGTTCCACCGGGCGATCCAGCGCAAGCTCCCGGTGACACAGAGCCCCAACCTGTACCTGACGGGGGAGCCCGGAGCCGAGTTCCTCGACCAGAAGCCGTTCACCGTCTGA
- a CDS encoding ISAs1 family transposase: protein MWRQSATVCLIKPSSRQQRELPDRAARLSALPDPRHRRGRRHTLASVLLTAACAVLAGARSYLAIGQWARHAAQDTLARLGVLAREPLDVRRPASPSTLRRVLILVCPGGVADLLGHDPAGTQTVAVDGKSARGSRTDTAPAAPLLSAVTAAGRVVSQLRVPDKTNEISTFTALLAPFDLAGTVVTADALHIQREHAKWLVGVKKAHYLMVVEGNQPKLHTAVKALPWKEVTARRYDRERGHGRRETRSVRTLTVTGLGLDFPHVVQAVKILRHRTEIRTGRVTRQTVYAITDMPAREASPQRIGRLARSQWGIEAVHHVRDTTFTEDASKIRTGHGPENMATLRNLAINTLRDAGHHSIVAGLREVSYTPFTRPLDLLGLY, encoded by the coding sequence ATGTGGCGCCAGTCTGCCACCGTCTGCCTGATCAAGCCGTCCTCGCGTCAGCAGCGTGAGCTGCCGGACAGGGCTGCCCGGTTGAGTGCTCTGCCCGATCCGCGTCACCGGCGCGGACGGCGGCACACCCTGGCCTCGGTTCTGCTGACCGCCGCCTGCGCGGTCCTGGCCGGCGCCCGCTCCTATCTGGCCATCGGGCAGTGGGCCCGACACGCAGCCCAAGACACCCTCGCCCGCCTGGGGGTTCTTGCGCGCGAGCCGCTCGACGTGCGCCGGCCGGCCTCGCCTTCCACTCTGCGCCGGGTGCTGATCCTGGTGTGTCCCGGAGGGGTCGCCGACCTGCTCGGCCACGATCCGGCCGGCACGCAGACGGTTGCTGTGGACGGCAAGAGCGCCCGCGGCTCGCGCACCGATACCGCGCCCGCCGCCCCCCTGCTGTCCGCCGTCACAGCCGCCGGTCGTGTCGTCAGCCAGCTGCGGGTACCGGACAAAACCAACGAGATCTCCACGTTCACCGCCCTGCTGGCCCCGTTCGACCTGGCCGGCACCGTGGTGACAGCCGACGCCCTGCACATCCAGCGCGAGCACGCGAAGTGGCTGGTGGGAGTGAAGAAGGCGCACTACCTGATGGTCGTCGAGGGCAACCAGCCGAAACTACACACGGCGGTCAAGGCCCTGCCGTGGAAGGAAGTGACCGCCCGCCGCTACGACCGCGAGCGCGGGCACGGGCGGCGCGAGACCCGCTCGGTGCGCACGCTCACCGTCACCGGCCTCGGCCTGGACTTCCCGCACGTCGTCCAGGCGGTGAAGATCCTTCGGCATCGCACCGAGATAAGGACCGGCCGCGTCACCCGGCAGACCGTCTACGCGATCACAGATATGCCGGCACGTGAGGCATCGCCGCAGCGGATCGGCCGTCTCGCCAGGTCTCAGTGGGGCATCGAGGCGGTGCACCACGTGAGGGACACGACGTTCACCGAGGACGCCTCCAAGATCCGCACCGGGCACGGGCCGGAGAACATGGCCACACTGCGGAACCTCGCGATCAACACCCTCCGGGACGCCGGCCACCACAGCATCGTCGCAGGACTGCGGGAGGTCTCCTACACACCGTTCACCCGCCCGCTCGACCTGCTGGGGCTGTACTGA
- a CDS encoding DUF6308 family protein yields the protein MRQRLHGLLSSERVVVDLRHYFGIGLPSGMAAFTGSRFEHLAGGGDRPEVADRFTAEDLAAVQTLSVTVPASVGLDLLEGRLGAQLSGLLQAIPWDIDMVDAEADVLAEGSPADQAWHLLCAQYGVDWVIAGKLLGRKRPRLLPVYDRVVRCALSRPRPSFWLALHAALRADDLALHRHLLALRQVAGVPETVGALRVCDVAVWMRHRAERHACPR from the coding sequence TTGAGGCAGCGGCTGCACGGACTGCTGAGTTCCGAGCGCGTTGTCGTTGACCTGCGGCATTACTTCGGCATCGGTCTGCCGTCCGGCATGGCTGCGTTCACCGGCAGCCGGTTCGAGCATCTGGCTGGCGGGGGAGACCGGCCGGAGGTCGCCGACCGGTTCACGGCGGAGGACCTGGCCGCGGTGCAGACCTTGTCGGTGACCGTTCCGGCTTCTGTCGGGCTGGACCTTTTGGAGGGCCGCCTCGGCGCGCAGTTGTCCGGTCTGCTGCAGGCCATTCCCTGGGACATCGACATGGTCGACGCCGAAGCGGACGTCTTGGCCGAGGGCTCGCCGGCGGACCAGGCCTGGCACCTCCTCTGCGCCCAGTACGGAGTTGACTGGGTGATCGCTGGGAAGCTGTTGGGCCGTAAGCGTCCGCGGCTGTTGCCGGTCTACGACCGTGTGGTGCGCTGCGCTCTGAGCCGGCCGCGCCCGTCGTTCTGGCTTGCGCTGCATGCCGCGCTGCGCGCGGATGACCTTGCCTTGCACCGCCATTTGCTCGCGCTGCGCCAGGTCGCTGGGGTGCCGGAGACGGTGGGTGCGTTGCGGGTATGCGACGTCGCGGTGTGGATGCGGCACCGGGCGGAGCGGCACGCCTGCCCTCGCTGA
- a CDS encoding helix-turn-helix domain-containing protein has protein sequence MTVLRRQGADAVRRGRPWSLPLEDRALLVAAYWRTNLTMSQLAPLFGVSKSAADRIIDHLGPMLALQPRKRFAKDTVLIVDGTLVPPATTPSPSGRRTTATPPTTRSSSTPTPAWSSWSAGHLPETATTAGRGRSPAPRRLSATH, from the coding sequence GTGACGGTTCTGCGGCGCCAGGGTGCGGACGCGGTCCGCAGGGGCCGACCGTGGAGTCTTCCGCTGGAGGACCGGGCACTGCTGGTCGCGGCGTACTGGCGGACGAATCTCACGATGAGCCAGCTCGCCCCGCTGTTCGGGGTGTCCAAGTCGGCGGCGGACCGGATCATCGACCACCTCGGGCCGATGCTCGCGCTCCAGCCCCGCAAGCGGTTCGCCAAGGACACCGTGCTCATCGTCGACGGCACCCTGGTCCCACCCGCGACCACACCATCGCCGAGCGGTCGAAGAACTACCGCTACTCCACCAACCACCAGGTCGTCATCGACGCCGACACCCGCCTGGTCGTCGTGGTCGGCCGGCCACTTGCCGGAAACCGCAACGACTGCAGGGCGTGGGAGGAGTCCGGCGCCAAGGCGGCTGTCGGCAACACACTAA
- a CDS encoding IS5 family transposase — protein sequence MRPPRPYPSDLSDARWELIRPTLETWRQARAGIRRPHHDLRALMNAILYVDRTGIPWRYLPHDFPPWQSVYGYFAHWQNDGIFDHLNGLLRTLPRQAEGREPEPTACLLDSQSIKTSANVHLADQGIDPAKKIIGRKRHIATDTLGLLLAVLVTAASVHDSAACTHLIDHLAARHPTITKAWADNGYKNKAIEHAATRGIDLEIVQRDPHAHGFTVQPRRWVVERTLGWLMHHRRLARDYETHPHRSAAMIQIAAINLMTRRLTHQNTPNWRDT from the coding sequence ATGCGACCACCCCGGCCCTACCCCAGCGACCTGTCCGACGCGCGGTGGGAACTGATCCGCCCCACCCTCGAAACCTGGCGCCAGGCCCGCGCCGGAATCCGCCGGCCCCACCACGACCTGCGGGCACTCATGAACGCCATCCTCTACGTCGACCGCACCGGCATCCCCTGGCGCTACCTACCGCACGACTTCCCACCCTGGCAAAGCGTCTACGGCTACTTCGCCCACTGGCAAAACGACGGCATCTTCGACCACCTCAACGGCCTCCTGCGCACCCTGCCCCGCCAGGCCGAAGGCCGCGAACCAGAGCCCACCGCCTGCCTGCTCGACTCCCAAAGCATCAAGACCTCAGCCAACGTCCACCTCGCCGACCAGGGCATCGACCCCGCGAAAAAGATCATCGGCCGCAAACGGCACATCGCCACCGACACCCTCGGCCTCCTCCTGGCCGTCCTCGTCACCGCCGCCAGCGTCCACGACTCCGCCGCCTGCACCCACCTCATCGACCATCTCGCAGCCCGCCACCCCACCATCACCAAAGCCTGGGCCGACAACGGCTACAAGAACAAAGCCATCGAACACGCCGCCACCCGCGGCATCGACCTCGAGATCGTCCAACGCGACCCCCACGCCCACGGCTTCACAGTCCAACCCCGCCGCTGGGTCGTCGAAAGAACCCTCGGCTGGCTCATGCACCACCGCCGCCTGGCCCGCGACTACGAAACCCACCCACACCGATCAGCAGCCATGATCCAAATCGCCGCCATCAACCTCATGACCCGACGCCTCACCCACCAAAACACCCCCAACTGGCGCGACACCTGA
- a CDS encoding IS701 family transposase, which translates to MRAGELAAVRVRLEEFASEVFAPLVRRDQREKGLLYVRGLLLDGRRKSMQPMAERLGVDHQQLQQFMTSSTWPVQDVRARLAWRAVAAVRPEVWVVDDTGFPKDGTASPGVARQYAGTLGKVGNCQIGVSVHAASDTASCPLSWRLFLPVSWDGPEAAARREACRIPDLEHHRPKWQLALDMLDELDGIGLRPAALVADTGYGANADFRHGLEERRLAYVLQAKAEMTAHGEEAQPHQPAYSGLGPRPLPRYRTRPVSLRDHMLTAGRRAGRTLTWRKGSKAAMSSHFVLLRVRLAGRRPKPAADGTIPLVWLIAQWPEGEAEPVKYWISNLPADLPPKDLVRLAKTRWRIEHDYRELKTVLGLDHFEGRSFTGWHRHVTLVTAAHLFLTEQRRAPKAPARA; encoded by the coding sequence ATGAGGGCTGGGGAGCTTGCTGCGGTTCGGGTCCGGTTGGAGGAGTTCGCTTCCGAGGTGTTCGCGCCGCTGGTGCGGCGGGACCAGCGTGAGAAGGGCTTGCTCTACGTGCGGGGGCTGTTGCTGGATGGCCGGCGGAAGTCGATGCAGCCGATGGCCGAACGGCTCGGTGTCGATCACCAGCAGTTGCAGCAGTTCATGACGTCCTCGACCTGGCCGGTCCAGGACGTCCGGGCTCGGCTCGCTTGGCGGGCGGTGGCAGCGGTGCGGCCCGAGGTCTGGGTCGTGGACGACACCGGCTTTCCCAAGGACGGCACCGCCTCGCCGGGGGTGGCCCGCCAGTACGCGGGCACGCTGGGCAAGGTCGGCAATTGCCAGATCGGTGTCAGCGTCCACGCCGCTTCCGACACGGCCTCCTGCCCGCTGTCGTGGCGGCTGTTCCTGCCCGTCTCATGGGACGGGCCCGAGGCGGCCGCACGTCGCGAGGCCTGCCGGATCCCCGACCTCGAGCACCACCGCCCCAAGTGGCAGCTCGCGCTGGACATGCTCGACGAACTCGACGGCATCGGCCTGCGGCCCGCCGCGCTGGTAGCGGACACCGGCTACGGCGCGAACGCAGACTTCCGCCACGGCCTGGAAGAACGCCGCCTGGCCTACGTCCTGCAGGCGAAAGCCGAGATGACCGCCCACGGCGAGGAGGCCCAACCACACCAGCCCGCATACAGCGGGCTGGGGCCCCGGCCGCTACCCCGTTACCGCACTCGGCCCGTCTCCTTACGCGACCACATGCTGACCGCCGGCCGACGGGCGGGACGCACGCTGACCTGGCGCAAGGGCTCCAAGGCGGCGATGAGCTCGCACTTCGTGCTCCTGCGGGTCCGCCTCGCGGGCCGTCGGCCCAAGCCCGCCGCTGACGGCACGATTCCCCTCGTCTGGTTGATCGCCCAGTGGCCCGAAGGCGAGGCGGAGCCGGTGAAGTACTGGATCTCGAACCTGCCCGCCGACCTACCGCCGAAGGACCTGGTCCGTCTCGCGAAGACCCGCTGGCGGATCGAGCACGACTACCGCGAGCTGAAAACAGTCCTGGGCCTCGACCACTTCGAGGGCCGCTCCTTCACCGGCTGGCACCGGCACGTCACCCTCGTCACCGCCGCCCACCTGTTCCTGACCGAACAACGGAGGGCCCCAAAAGCCCCTGCCAGGGCCTGA
- a CDS encoding helix-turn-helix domain-containing protein, with protein sequence MIARLAGARKAPADLVMRARIIALSWDGLRVAAIAAELGCHAKTVRWWLHRFNTLGLEGLEDRPVSGRPRRITEVERSRIVALVRQAPVGRLTRGEDGELAVDDEAGPPEWTLDALAEAARRHGIEVGRSQVRRILLAEGVRWRRTRSWVRSKDRDFEGKGHGSSASTPTRPSARRSSVPTSSGR encoded by the coding sequence GTGATCGCCAGGCTGGCGGGTGCCCGGAAGGCGCCGGCCGATCTGGTGATGAGAGCGCGGATCATCGCTCTGAGCTGGGACGGCCTGCGGGTGGCAGCAATCGCGGCGGAGCTCGGCTGTCACGCGAAGACGGTGCGGTGGTGGCTCCATCGCTTCAACACGCTCGGGCTCGAGGGGCTGGAGGACCGGCCGGTCAGCGGCCGTCCCCGGCGGATCACCGAGGTGGAACGGTCGAGGATCGTCGCGCTGGTCAGACAGGCGCCTGTGGGCCGTCTGACCAGGGGTGAGGACGGTGAACTGGCGGTGGACGACGAGGCGGGGCCGCCGGAGTGGACACTCGACGCCCTTGCGGAGGCTGCTCGCCGTCACGGGATCGAGGTGGGAAGGTCCCAGGTCCGCCGGATTCTGCTGGCCGAGGGCGTCCGCTGGCGCCGTACCCGTTCCTGGGTGAGGTCGAAGGACCGTGATTTCGAGGGAAAAGGACACGGATCATCGGCCTCTACACCCACCCGCCCATCGGCGCGACGGTCGTCTGTACCGACGAGCTCGGGCCGGTGA
- a CDS encoding transposase, translating into MSPRTFPPAPGWSPDGRRIKAELDYGRGPEKTWVYDGLRVRDGQQVTMTAPSRNSVFYQQFLQKLEAANPAGDIYVITDNLSSHNSLSTRTWLEEHPRIKHVFIPVGACWLNLQEAWWRIFRKAALAGQSFARPDEITQATELATAQLNRRARPWIWGRPAPPTRHLRRRYIYCL; encoded by the coding sequence GTGAGCCCGCGTACTTTCCCGCCGGCGCCGGGCTGGTCACCTGATGGCCGTCGTATCAAAGCCGAGCTCGACTACGGCCGCGGGCCGGAGAAGACCTGGGTCTACGATGGCCTCCGCGTCAGAGACGGACAGCAGGTCACGATGACCGCCCCGTCCCGCAACAGCGTCTTCTACCAGCAGTTTCTACAGAAACTCGAGGCCGCCAACCCGGCCGGGGACATCTACGTGATCACCGACAACCTGTCCTCGCACAACAGCCTCTCCACCCGGACCTGGCTCGAGGAGCATCCCCGGATCAAGCACGTCTTCATCCCGGTCGGCGCGTGCTGGCTCAACCTCCAGGAAGCCTGGTGGCGCATCTTCCGCAAAGCAGCCCTCGCCGGACAGTCCTTCGCCAGACCCGATGAGATCACCCAGGCCACCGAACTCGCCACCGCCCAGCTCAACCGACGAGCACGGCCATGGATCTGGGGCAGACCCGCACCACCCACGCGACACCTACGCCGCCGCTACATCTACTGCCTTTAA